The DNA window TCACCAAAGACAGGTAAACTTATACTACTATTAGTGAAATGTTTATGTGATTGAAATGTAATGAAGGTGGTTTGTATAGGCTGTGTGAGGCTAATGTGAAGTTATCAGTCCCCATTATACTTCATCATACTTGTGTAATTTGTATGAATAGTTGATTTTGCATTTAGATATCTAATGATCAGTAGGAATATGTTTACAGTCAGACATCAATGTGTTTACAGTTGGATATTGGATGATCATTAGGAGTTTGTGTTTACAGTCAGACTTCTAATGATCAGTAGGAATTTTCCTTTACAGTCTGGTATCTAATGATCAGTAGGAATTTGCCTTTACAGTCAGGTATCTAATGATCAGTAGGAATGGGTTTACAGTCAGACTTCTAATGATCAGTAGGAATTGACCTTTACAGTCAAGTATCTAATGATCAGTAGGAATGGGTTTACAGTCAGACTTTCAGATATTTGATAATTAGTCTGAATGGTTGTGTTCACTCTCAGATATCTTATGATCAGTCTGAATGGTTGTGTTATTGTCAAAAATCTGATACACATTTTATTAGCAGTATGAATGGTTAAATATCTGCTTCTAGTGTGATCAATTTTAAATGGGAGTGTTTACATTCAAGTTTCTGATAACCTGTATGCTtattttgaatgtgtttacAGTCAGATATCTGATACCGGGAATCTCCAGGACACCTCAGGGCTTGCGACAGAAAACTTAGAATCTCTAGCAGCAGCGGCATTTGAGAGACGGATAGCCAATCTTGAGAGAGAAAACAAAGAACTGCAGCGAAAACTTGGAGGTTTGTTTCGTAGATATCGGTTTTTTATTGGTCAGTTTATATACATACCATGTAGAATTATTGTATATGACATGAAGGAAAGGTCAAAAGCTGTAGATATCATGTTCAACTGATCAGATACTTTAGATATCATATAAGTCAGGTCAACTTTGGTAGATATCATGTAAAAAAGATCAACTTTAGTAATTATCATGTAGGAATGGTCAGCTAATGCAGATATCATCTAGGAACTGTCAGTTTATATGTGGTAGGACAGTTCAATTTATGTAGATATTATGTACAACAGGCcaataactttaaaaattgttcagacAAGTGTTTCATTTTCTGTTGCAAGAAAAGTTAACCAATGCCCTTAATTTTACAGAGGCTAATAACACAATTCAGAGGAGTTCGGGGGAGATAAATGCTGCAGCTGGGGCATCATCTGCCTCAGCGGAGTCGGAGGTCCGTCAGCTCAAAGAGGAAATTGCCGTCTTACACCGCGTGGTGGCCGGTAGGTGGCTCATcgcaatttaaaacaattaaaaaacagAGTTAATGCTAAATTATAagtaattttatacaaaatgagTGTTAGCAGCAGTAAAGGTGTGGAAggttcttatacatgtacttatatgaaTCTGTGTATTTACCACAATGAATCAATACAATTTGAGGTTAAATCTGTGCATGTAACTTAATGAATCAATACAGTTTGAGGTTAAATCTGTGCATGTACCTTAATGATTCAATACAGTTTGAGGTTAAATCTGTGCATGTACCTTAATGATTCAATACAGTTTGAGGTTAAATCTGTGCATGTACCTTAATGATTCAATACAGTTTGAGGTTAAATCTGTGCATGTGCCTTAATGATTCAATACAGTTTGAGGTTAAATCTGTGCATTAAGCCAAAAAGATCTCTTTAATTTACAGCGTTTATGATTtcttattgatttatttcttcCAGAATCTCAAACAGAAATAAGTGAGGTTGAACAGGATTTGAAAAGAGCTCAAGATCAAAAGATAGAAGTGGAGCGTAAATTACGATTAATTGATGAGGAAAAGCAGGCTCTTGAAAAGGTCAGTTTACATAATTAGTGCACATttgctgttttattttcttattaaaaattacaaacaaGAAACAGAAGTTATTTTGATTGAGTTGGTTTATtagtacatatatattaattgCACTGGTATACTTACTTCTACTTTATGTGGACTATAGGACCTGCAGGAGTTCAGAGACAAGTACAAACTCCAGGCAAGAGAGCTTAAAGATGCTGTGGCCAAGCAGAAGATTGCTATCGAACAATTTACTGACACAAACGAGTCGTACGTACATATATTACTTACCTGTACTTTTTCCTTCAATAATCCAGCTTCCAATTAATCTTTCGATACTGTAAACCACTTTTCATTTGCGCACGAGAAATTTATGCGAGGTTTGCAAGAGACTtgtcgtcgcgaatatttctcccCACGAACCAATCCTTTGTCtaatgtttttataacaatacaggtctggataaggcttggttgCGAACATTAGTCATCATGAACAAGTTTATCGGCAGTTCATCGCATATAAAGTCGACGccaataaaaattggtttacagtatataagTTTTTGGTTTGTGAAAATGTCAAATATGGAGATATAGATATTTGTTGGTTACCATTGTAGATTGTTAAAAACACAATCCAAAGTCAAAGAATTGACTCGGGAATCAAGGAACAGAGAAGAGGAAATGGATGAATATAGACGGAAGTTAGATAGTGTCAAAAATGAACGGAGAAGGGCAGAGAAAAACGTCCAGGAGGTAATGATGAAATTAAGACTTAGTTCTCTAATTATAATGCTACCATTGATAAACAGGAGAAATATGCTGATTTTCATGTCTGGGTTAACTAGTATGAGTGTTACTTGATGTCGCTTCATTGAGTACTTGTTTCTATCACTCCAAGCTTCACGGACAAGTGGACGAGTATCGGGCGGATTCTAACAAAGAGAGGAAGCTCCGAGAGCGAGCCGAGCAGTACTCGAGGGAACTCGAACAGGAAATTGAGGCTGCCAAACGGAAAAATCTCAACAGGGGTCCCACTGCAAGCCACTTAGAAATGTCTCAGGAAATCTCAAGGTTTGGTCAAAATTTGAACGCACTAAGATGTAGAAATgtcttgaaaaattttaaaatacatacagATGGTATTCAACAATCACAGACAATTGCTCTGGGAAATCTCAAGGTACatgtgcatacatgtacaattctaTTTGTCATACTTAAAAATTGTAGTATCTCAGACTTGCAGGTATTCTATTCAATCTTTTCTAAAAGCGGTTTTCAATATAagtacaaaatttatttttaattcaggttAAAGACAGAATTAGACAGAAAAAGTGTTGAAGCTGAGGAATCTCTGGCGAGACTGACTGCCAAACTACAGGCGGAGATGAAGGACCTGAAGTTCCATCTGTCAGAGGCTGAGAATAGGAACAAGGACCTGAAGCATGAGAGTAGTATGCTGAAGGAGAAACTAAATAACCAATTGTCTATAGAGGACCTCAGTAACCAAATACAGAGGTTGAAGCTGCAGTCTGAGCATTCAGAACGGGAGAAGTTGCAGGTTAATGACGAAAACGAGAGGTTAAAGGAAGAAATCTCCTTCGTAAGTATCACTTGTGGAGGGAGCTGGGGCGGGTCTAGTTATTGTAGTCAGAATTATCTATATATCACCAAAGGATTGGTTTAAAAAGAGTTTAAAGGGAATGAAATTATGACTATTACCTTCTCCAATTAATTCATTGAATAGAAAATGCATGCTCAAATAGTGTTTTGTATTTTGTCAATATTTGTTGGCTGTTGGGCTCACTGATCTTCTACATTGGAGTCTGTTAGTGGAACAATCATAAGTATATATGTGGTTCTTTTAAACAGCAACAATCTGCCATGAATGACCTGGTGAAAGAGAAGAATCAGCTCGAACAGGAGATGAGGGAGATTTATGACAAACGGGAGTCTGTGGCTCAATGGGAGGCCCAAATCTCAGAGATCATTAAGTGGTGAGTTATCTCATGTCTGTGTCAGAGGTCATCAAGTAGTGAGTTATCTCATGTCTATCTCAAAGATCATCAAGTGGTGAGTTATCTCATGTCTGTGTCAGAGGTCATCAAGTGGTGAGTTATCTCATGTCTGTGTCAGAGGTCATCAAGTGGTGAGTTAACTCATGTCTGTGTCAGAGGTCATCAAGTGGTGAGTTATCTCATGTCTGTGTCAGAGGTCATCAAGTACTGCGTTATCTCATGTCTATCTCAGAGATCGAGTGGCAAGTTATCTGAGATAGATCTCAGAGATCATTAAGTGGTGGGCTTTCTCTCTCATATTTGAGATATGTATATCTATGATGAGTTATCTCGAAAGATTCTTAAATTTTGAGTTATATTGGAGATCATGAAGTTTtgagttacatgtatctcaCAACTGAATCATTTAAgatttatcatatatgattTAAGTTAAAAGTGTAAATGTATGTGAGTGTAGTCATTTGTTTGTGATCTAGTGATATATCATTTAACTGTGATTATCATTGACAGGGTGAGTGACGAGAAAGACGCCCGCGGTTACCTCCAGGCCCTGGCCAGTAAGATGACGGAGGAACTGGAGAACCTCAAAGTGATGGGCGTGTCAGACGATGGGGTTAGTATGCATCTCATAGCTCTACATAGCAGCAGTTATATTTTATCATCGTGAAATCCTCACATGTTGTCAGTGTATGCTGATCATGCTTTCTCTGTTATAACAGGGTCGACAGAGATGGAGGAACAGGAGATCTCAGAGACTGGACAAGATGGAGCTGCTGACTCTACAGTCCAACTTAAACAGTGAAATCCAGGCCAAGACCCAGATCAGTGAGGAGCTGACACGCTTCAAATCCCAGAGCGTCAGTCTAGAAAAGTAAGTCAATCCCAGAGTGTCAGTCTAGAAAAGTAAGTCAATCCCAGAACTTCAGTCTAGAAAAGTAAGTCAATCCCAGAGTGTCAGTCTAGACAAGTAAGTCAATCCCAGAACTTCAGTCTAGAAAAGTAAGTCAATCCCAGAGTGTCAGTCTAGAAAAGTAAGTCAATCCCAGAACTTCAGTCTAGAAAAGTAAGTCAATCCCAGAGTGTCAGTCTAGACAAGTCAATCCCAGAGTGTCAGTGTAGACAAGTAAGTCAATCCCAGAGTGTCAGTCTAGAAAAGTAAGTCAATCCCAGAGTGTCAGTCTAGAAAAGTAAGTCAATCCCAGAGTGTCAGTCTAGACAAGTCAATCCCAGAGTGTCAGTGTAGACAAGTAAGTCAATCCCAGAGTGTCAGTCTAGAAAAGTAAGTCAATCCCAGAGTGTCAGTCTAGAAAAGTAAGTCAATCCCAGAGTGTCAGTCTAGACAAGTCAATCCCAGAGTGTCAGTCTAGAAAAGTAAGTCAATCCCAGAGTGTCAGTCTAGAAAAGTAAGTCAATCCCAGAGTGTCAGTCTAGACAGGTCAATCCCAGATTGTCAATCTAGAAAAGTAAGTCAATCCCAGAGTGTCAGTCTAGAAAAGTAAGTCAATCCCAGAACTTCAGTCTAGAAAAGTAAGTCAATCCCAGAGTGTCAGTCTAGAAAAGTTAGTCAATCCCAGAACTTCAGTCTATAAAAGTTAGTCAATCCCAGAGCGTCAGTCTAGAAAAGTAAGTCAATCCCAGAACTTCAGTCTAGAAAAGTAAGTCCATCCCAGAGCGTCAGTCTAGAAAAGTTAGTCAATCCCAGAGTGTCAGTCTAGAAAAGTAAGTCAATCCCAGAGTGTCAGTCTAGAAAAGTAAGTCAATCCCAGAACTTCAGTCTAGAAAAGTAAGTCCATCCCAGAGCGTCAGTCTAGAAAAGTTAGTCAATCCCAGAGTGTCAGTCTAGAAGAGTAAGTCAATCCCAGAGCGTCAGTCTAGAAAAGTAAGTCAATCCCAGAGTGTCAGTCTAGACAAGTCAATCCCAATGTTTCCGTCTAGAAAAGTAAGTCAGTGAGATGGATCAGTTCAAAGAGTGTTTTTCTAGAAAATTTTGTCACCTTGTATTACACTAACCAAAGTCAGTAACAAGCTCAAAGACATCAAAATCCTTAGTGTCAGTCAAATAACAACACAGTCTTTAATGAGTCTCATCCTAGAGTGTCATGCAAAGATCAGAAAATTTCTTGTCTTATTTTTCCCAAAacttaatttgataattgtttGATTGATCTATTACAACTATGTACTGTTTTGTTTACCAGTAAATGTGAGGAGCAGAGTGAGCTGATCAGGAAACTCAAGAAAGAGTTGGAGGATCTCAAGTCACAGAACGAGCGTCTTCAGAGTCAGAAGGATACCGACTGTAAGTTCTATATACATCATAAACTGTCAACTTGTACATAATACACAGTTATATACATCATATACCGGTACTGTCAACTTGCACATGACATCCATCATATACTGTCAACTCGTACATGATACACAGAGAGTTGTCTTCAGAATTGATTTTTAAGGCGACTTTCTTTTAATTCTTAGAATTTAGCCTCTCCTTGTGTAATATAAATCACAACATGATTTTTATGTTACAGTGGATAAGTCACATCATGACTCAAGTCTGATGAATTTCTTCAAGGGTCAGAATTTTTTCAAAGGAGGCCAGTTTTCTTACCTAAATGATGTAAGTACCtgaaaaaaatcaacccccaacATATGCTTTATACCTATTGTTGTaagtttcattgtttatatatataaaattcattattctacTTATAAGTTCCAAAAATAAGATccaatatttcataaaacataCAGAATATCAATGTAAACTTTAATGTCAGGCCAATTAATGCAACATATTGTAACATTGGGATGTTATGttatataatattgataaaattgtttagccaatcaaataAGGCATTACAACCAGAATGAAATTAATTGCCTGTATGTATCTCTACAGTCGGACCATGAGAGTATGCATGATGAGGACAGCATCAGTGAGGATGCCCTCTCGCGTGGGGGGACAGACTCGCGCACCAGCTCCCAGCGGGACTTGAGCCGTGAAGAGAGCCACCACCCATCCTCTAGCCCAGCCAGTACCATCCACACCAGTCACCCCGCCCCAGAACAGGTGTACGACCAGCCCTGGGGCGCCGCCAAGTTCGGCCCGATTAACATCAGTCCCTCTCAGAGTCTGCCAGCACACACCAAAACTCATCAGTTTATCATGAAAACATTCTCATTGCCATACAAGTGTAACCATTGTACATCTCTGATGGTGGGCATTCAGCGACAGGGAGCCACTTGTAGTGGTGAGATATCTTTGTAACACCATCAATAACGTGAGGCCAAGGTTGATTGATTGCTTTGCTTTCTGTCCAATTGTTGGTCGTTTTTAGAGAAAATCCAGTTGAAACAACAAATATGTATGTGTTAATTTCTCAGAGTGATTTCCTTACGATCtaaaacaacttttttaaaactttctttttcTGTATATAACAGCGTAATGTAATTGAGGGTTTTAGATTTGACTATGAGCGCCTTCATTGTAATCTTTCTGTATATTACAtggtaatgtacatgtacttgagggTTTTAGATTTGACTATGAGTGCCTTCATTGTAATGTTTCTGTACACAGACTGTGGGTATTCCTGTCACATCCACTGCATGGAGAAGGCCCCCATGGTGTGTCCTGTCCCTCCGGATCAAAGTAAGACTTCATCTAACATTGTATCGCATCAGTTTAAACCAGGTCACAGAATGATCAAACACATTCTGACGTGAATGAATGTGACGAGTGCTGACTCTTGTTTGTAACCTTTCAGCAAAGCGCCCTATGGGGATAGACGTCTATAAAGGCATAGGCACAGCTTACGAGGGCTATGTCAAGGTAACCTCTCattgcttttgtttaaaatcttATGTTTAAATGAATTACATGAATGAGAACCTGTGTTATACTATGCCTTCGTTTATGCTTTGTGTTTCCCTGTTATAGGTTCCTCGGATGGGAGGCATCAAGAAGGGTTGGACGCGGCAGTTTGTTGTAGTCtgtgattttaaattatttttgtatgaTATTAGTCCTGATCGCAACCAACCCAGTCATATAGTGCAACAAGTGCTAGACATGCGGTAAGAGCCAGTTTATATGCAATGATActgtttatttacataattgTACAATCATCttgttgccccttgagggcccCTAATTggtcaataaattgaattgagtTTTGCACACTTTTCCTAGTACTTACATAAACTAAATAACACATTTACCTATGTTGTCTGTTACAGACTCTGGGCTCATATTAAGTAATGTAATGCTTCACTGTGTATATTATGACAGAGATGAAGAATTCACCGTTAGCCCAGTGCTGCCCTCTGATGTGATTCACGCCAACAAGAAGGATATACCATGTATATTTAGAGTAAGTGATGTATATTCAGGGTACCTGATGTATATATAGGGCACCTGATGTATATTTAGGGTACGTGCTGTATATTAAGGGTACGTGATGTATATTTAGGGTACGTTATGTATATTTTGGGTACatgattatataaatagtgcctgattgggagggtaacagttgaaattgacaccccgagaaaaccattgtcaaccgacgcgaagcggaggttgacaatggttttcgaggggtgtcaatttcaactgttatcctcccaaacaggcactatttattttgttatactgaatgtcttttttaaaatttttaagaaaattttactgcttttatataggaataacgtgaattctacagcgaaccgtacgcgcataattttcgcgcatgtaacattttttaatgttacccgttgccaagtgcgttgctaacgctgagggtaatagtaaatattattaactgcgtcttaaccaatcagatttcagtatttaacatgaaagtataacaaatatatttaggGTACCTGATGTATATTAAGGGTACGTCTTGTATATTTAGAGTAAGTGATGGTTTGCTTTGAATGAAGCTGTAGTGTGACATTGTCATTGTTGTTTGTCCTCTGCTAgttctttttgtttaaatatctgTATGTACCAGCATAAAggaaaataattattgcaagaaaattaaatattacagTTTGTTAGTCTAGAGAGCAAACAGTTTTGAATGGATGCCTCATCAGATTCCAGTAGTGTACGTGTATTGTAGGTATCTATCTTGTTGTAGGTCACCACCAGTGAGCTGAACCCCCCAGGAACCAAACACCAGGTCCTGATGCTGGCTGAGAGCGAACAGGAACGCCACCGCTGGGTGGGGGCTCTCAACGAACTCCATAAACTCCTACGCAAAAACAAGCTTCCCAATAAAGCTGTAAGTCCCTCCTTGCCAAATTGAATTCTGTACATAAACAATGTTATGATTTGACATGTatcttataaaataaaaaatagaagtCTTATCATCAAGACTCGCCCGATTTGATATTTATCTTATAAATTAGAAAGAAGAAATCCTTATGTATCAGAATTTAGAATATATTTGACAAATACTGTAAAATCATTGTAAGTCAATGACTTTTTGTAGGCCTATCTTGCACAAGAAGTTTGTGACAATTCTTTATCTCTAGTCAAAGGAACTCTTTCCGCTCAAGTGCTTGGTATGTATACAATCATCTCTATTTTAGTTTACTTAGTAcgataaaatgtaaattaaaaaacaaatgattaaGAAATTTGtcagtaattttgtttttttctgtttgtttgtaaaatttcattatcTTTACAAGCTTTTAATCAAAAGTTTTGGTTGAAACTGATCACTTGTGTAGATTAAAACGGTTTCATATAGGTATATCAATATAAAGGGAACAATCGTTACACCCCCAAATGTAAGTTTTTAATTACAATGTGTGTATGTCTCTGACAGATTCACAACGTGTGGTCCTAGGAACAGAGGATGGTCTATATGTTGCTCAGTTAGCAAAGGATAGTAAGTAACCTATCTAGTTATCATTCAATTACTCTAATGTTGCTTCATCTTCATGGACAGTCAGTTATCAGTACATACTTAATATTAGCTTAAAAGATTAAAGGATGATAAAGTTAAAAGTGTTagtaaattgtaaattatattcGTTAAGTCAAAATGGTCTATCAAACATAAAATAAGTTGCTGTGTTTTGCTTGTAGTTTTGTTAAGGATTGGAGACAAGAGTGAGAAGAAGCCTGTCTTTCAAGTTGAACTGGTTCCCAGTGAACAGCTGGTGGTCTTCATCAGTGGTCAGTGCTTTAAGTGACGTTATTGGTGTCAGAGCTTGACATATTCTTTATATGTGTGAAAGGCTCTGTTAGATCAGAATCTTTTGATATAGAATCACCATGTTAACATTTCCTTAAGCATGAAGTCAGGTGTTGTTGACATGTACAGGTAAATTTCTTTGATTACCTGACGTCAGGTGTTGTTGATTTACAGGTAAACAGAAGCACATCAAGCTGCTGCACCAGTCTGGCCTGGATGGTCATGATACGGACCCGGTTAAGATCCCGGAGACCCGTGGCTGTCAGCTGTTTTGTGTGGGGACTACCACTAACGGCCTGCAGGGCACCCCCGTCACCTGTCTGTGTGTAGCCATCAAACGGACGATACAGGTGTACGAACTGAACAAAACGCGCCAAAAATTCCGTAAAATCAAGGACATTCAGGTTCCAGGGCAAGTGCAGTGTCTGGAGATGATGAGCCAGGGGTTGTGTGTGGGTTGTCCCTCCTATATGGCTATTTATAGTGTTCTTGGGGATTCCCCTCCCACAGGTGAATGGTGTACATTCATTGGATATTTGtcttgtatttaaaacatgatataggGTTTTAGATTTAGGGTTGGAGAATTTCAACAATACGATATATGGCATAGATTTGACTGtcctttgtttaaatttttagcCCTCCTGGATGGGGAAGATAATTCTCTGCGGTACCTGTGTCAAACACAAGTCGACTCCCTGCTGGCAGTGGAGTTACCAAAGAATGAATTCCTCTTGATCTTCAGTGGTAAGGAATCGTGCAGGGATTGTAGTGAAGGCCCTGTGATACAATTGATCAAGTTTGAATATGTTGGAACATGTGGGCTGTAACATATGTTTTCAGTTTGATTTATTGATCTTGTCTCTTTCAGTGTGCGGTGTGTATGTAGATTCAAGTGGAAGAAGAAGTCGTCCCAATGAACTCATGTGGCCAGCTCTCCCCCAGGCTGTCGGTATGCGTCTTTGCAGTCTGTAACGCCACAAATCTCACAAACACTATCAGTGCATTACTAGCTGACTTGTTCTCAGTGGCCAGCTGTTAATCTGtatgattgttttattttcctcAGCCTACAAGGAACCCTACCTCACCTGTTATGCAGAGAATACTGTGTACATGTTTGATGTCCAACAGGCAGAATGGGTACAGACCCTGTGTCTGAAGAAGGTGAGGACTGGTGCTAGGCTTGGTGGGGTGGGTAACTAAGTCTGGTGGAGTGGGTAACTAGGTCTGGTGGGGTGGGTTACTAGGTCTGGTGGGGAGGGTAACTAGGTCTGGTGGGGTGGGTTACTAGGTCTGGTGTGGTGGGTAACTAGGTCTGGTGTGGTGGGTAACTTAGGTCTTATTGGGTACGTAGGTCTGGTGGGATGGGTAGTCCGATGGGGTAGAAAACTAGGTCTGGTGGGGTGGCTAGTCTGATGGGGTAGAAAACTAGGTCTGGTGGTGTAGGTAGCTAGGTCTGGTGGGGTTGATTTGCTTGTTGGATATACAGTCAAAACTGCCGTAGCGGTCACCCCTATTAAGCAGTCACCTTTCGTATGCGGTCATTTTATTTCCTCCCGATGAAAAATCCTATATAATTGCCCTCTAAAGAGCGGTCACCAGTCTAACACGGTCAGCGGTCATCGTATTTTGATCCGAAACTGTACAGTCAACATGCATTAGTCGGCCATTTTGGCCGGTCACATGATTAACACCCGTGGATTTTTAAACATGGCTTCCGAATGTCGggtaataaatgtaaacaataattatacgCTTGAGGCGAGAGAAACCAAATTAATCgatgtatttataatacataCCGGTAATTGGCAAATCAGATACGAATGGTAATCAattgaattgtttaaacaagtattaacaatatgtttgttttataaacatgaatgaAATACAGGTGTCAAAAATGTCCGCGGCGAGGCAAAAGAAAATTGCTTGattaaataatatgattttgaGTTCAGATACGGTCGGTTAAAAACGTAATTGTTGATTTGTATTAAAAGTGTTTTCTTTTCTATATATACAGTACTCATGAAAATAGTGTAATTGatataattgtgaaaatatcgGCGACAAGGTTTTACCACGTAATGacttttttgaataatttaaagaaatataaaaattgcatgcacaatgcattgtaatgtatttctacttatttgtaaatatattagaTACTATAAAAACATCAAATCAATCACTGTATCTATCAGTTTGATACATTATgctaaatatcaagtatataattaaaataaaattgaataattgttCTACAAAGGAATTTGATGTTGGCAAATTCACAAGTCTCTATTCAAAGGTCACCTCTGTTAAGAGGTCACTTTGGGTGCCTCCCGCAGGTGACTGCTTAAtacaagtttgactgtatacATCTTCAATGATCATTTGTTTTGTGTCATTTTCAGACAAAGCCCCTGTCTCGGGATGGCTCATTAAATCTCTACACAAACTTGGACATGCAGCAGATAGTGTATTTCAAAGACTTACAtgcaggtcagtaacaccctgtGGTTCCCAGTGTATAAGATGTCACGTAACAGAGAGATAAAAATATCACTATGTGGAGTTTTCATCCGTGTATTGTGTTTCTTGTAGAAGAAGACGCCCTGGCTGTAGCTGAAATATTCAAAGGGAAAAGTGTCAATCGCAACAAGCGcagattttcttttaaaacaagagACGACCATGATAGGGGATCGCGAGGGTAAGACTTTTCAAATCAGCTCCACAACTTTGTTACCTTAATTTTGAGATGTTCTGTTGATAGGGCATTAAATGTGTTGAACATTACAGAACTGCAGAAATCATCCATTTCAGTATGTTTGCATATTTgcatatatttataaagaacATACGATTATATATTGTGTGTATTTGTCTCATCACTGCAAGCTCAACAGAACCCCATCAGGCTGAATGCACAGTGTGGGATTAAATAAGAATGTCATCATTGTAAGCCACTGTGTGGTACCCACAATAGACAGCCCACATTGGTGTGATGAGGGGTCCATACATTATCATATTGTCCCTGTGTAGAGGGGGCAGACTTAGCCCCCCTGTCTCTGCATTAGATAGCATGTCTCTCACCCACTCAGCTGTAACATCCTCGTGGCATCATCACTTATTAATCAACTCTTGACCTCTGTGTCATTTTGACCAATATCACATTAACTGCATAATTACTAAGTAATAAGATGTCATTTGAACTGTTTGCATCTTGATTTAGCATTTCTTACTTTTAAAACCTAAAGCATTATGTGATGTCTCTATAAGCAGCATTGTGACCCATCTGTAAGCCTCTTTGTgactgatacatgtacttaacacTATGAAGGGTAAGAGATTGTATGCACCTTGACCTTACTATATGACCATGTGTAACACTGAGGGTCTGTGTTTCCAGCCCTGAACGGAGATCACGGGAAATCTCAGCTCCGATGTCCTTCAGCCATGTGGCTCACATGGGGCCGGATCAGGTGTTTGCTGGCACCACCCACAGCATCCCCACCACCCAGTAAGAAACGTTCCCCTACCCCCACTGCTTGTATTAACACTGCATGCCACCCCCTGCTAGGACCAGGGACGGCCCCCACCCTGCAGTATCTGGGGAAAGGGCCTCCCTCCACCAGCTTTAGCTT is part of the Crassostrea angulata isolate pt1a10 chromosome 3, ASM2561291v2, whole genome shotgun sequence genome and encodes:
- the LOC128175683 gene encoding serine/threonine-protein kinase MRCK alpha-like isoform X8, yielding MMSAEERLRKLSDLYVGGVQNSNGQALSVETLLDVLIVLYDECCNSTLRREKNISEFVDFARQIVSKIKHYRLHRDDFEVIRIIGKGAFGEVAVVKLKSTDRVYAMKILNKWEMLKRAETACFKEERDVLVYGDRRWITNLHYAFQDENYLYLVMDYYCGGDLLTLLSKYEDRLPEDMARFYIAEMVLAIHSLHTMNYVHRDIKPDNVLLDLTGHIVLADFGSCLRLLDDGTVQSSVAVGTPDYISPEILRAMEDGHGRYGPECDWWSLGVCMYEMLYGFTPFYAESLVETYGKIMNHQSKFEFPTDEDIEDISEEAKDLLQRLICAADRRFGKNGLEDFINHPWFKGIKWDEIRDMNAPFVPEVSSPTDTSNFDVDESDFRHTDTIPPTSNAAFKGHHLPFIGFTFTKDSQISDTGNLQDTSGLATENLESLAAAAFERRIANLERENKELQRKLGEANNTIQRSSGEINAAAGASSASAESEVRQLKEEIAVLHRVVAESQTEISEVEQDLKRAQDQKIEVERKLRLIDEEKQALEKDLQEFRDKYKLQARELKDAVAKQKIAIEQFTDTNESLLKTQSKVKELTRESRNREEEMDEYRRKLDSVKNERRRAEKNVQELHGQVDEYRADSNKERKLRERAEQYSRELEQEIEAAKRKNLNRGPTASHLEMSQEISRLKTELDRKSVEAEESLARLTAKLQAEMKDLKFHLSEAENRNKDLKHESSMLKEKLNNQLSIEDLSNQIQRLKLQSEHSEREKLQVNDENERLKEEISFQQSAMNDLVKEKNQLEQEMREIYDKRESVAQWEAQISEIIKWVSDEKDARGYLQALASKMTEELENLKVMGVSDDGGRQRWRNRRSQRLDKMELLTLQSNLNSEIQAKTQISEELTRFKSQSVSLENKCEEQSELIRKLKKELEDLKSQNERLQSQKDTDLDKSHHDSSLMNFFKGQNFFKGGQFSYLNDSDHESMHDEDSISEDALSRGGTDSRTSSQRDLSREESHHPSSSPASTIHTSHPAPEQVYDQPWGAAKFGPINISPSQSLPAHTKTHQFIMKTFSLPYKCNHCTSLMVGIQRQGATCSDCGYSCHIHCMEKAPMVCPVPPDQTKRPMGIDVYKGIGTAYEGYVKVPRMGGIKKGWTRQFVVVCDFKLFLYDISPDRNQPSHIVQQVLDMRDEEFTVSPVLPSDVIHANKKDIPCIFRVTTSELNPPGTKHQVLMLAESEQERHRWVGALNELHKLLRKNKLPNKAAYLAQEVCDNSLSLVKGTLSAQVLDSQRVVLGTEDGLYVAQLAKDILLRIGDKSEKKPVFQVELVPSEQLVVFISGKQKHIKLLHQSGLDGHDTDPVKIPETRGCQLFCVGTTTNGLQGTPVTCLCVAIKRTIQVYELNKTRQKFRKIKDIQVPGQVQCLEMMSQGLCVGCPSYMAIYSVLGDSPPTALLDGEDNSLRYLCQTQVDSLLAVELPKNEFLLIFSVCGVYVDSSGRRSRPNELMWPALPQAVAYKEPYLTCYAENTVYMFDVQQAEWVQTLCLKKTKPLSRDGSLNLYTNLDMQQIVYFKDLHAEEDALAVAEIFKGKSVNRNKRRFSFKTRDDHDRGSRGPERRSREISAPMSFSHVAHMGPDQVFAGTTHSIPTTQSDRRSKIISGPINFSHVAHMGPDQGMQALIDLPRAAQSGNGVPTSPGVDASQKNKLFSMKPLQEVHMRGTRPLLPHPNGSAHRESSSKVGAMNNRQPSSSYPESPDTPNDSSSLGDLSTAIFEIDM